The genome window TATTATTTATCCGCTGGGTCTAATTTTATTTTTGCCGAACCTAGTAGTATTATAGGTTCTATTGGAGTTTTTTTTGTACGCCCCTACACAGAAAAATTAACAAAAAGCCTTGGCATACATAGCCAAATTATTTCTACACATAATAATACAGAACTATTTAATTTTAGTAAGCCTTTGTCTTTATTAGAAAACAACAGAGTACAAAAGATACTACAAAAAACCTATAATAAGTTTAAATATATTATAAAAAAAGGTCGTAACTTACCAGAAGAACAAGTGGCACAATTAGCAACAGGTAGATATTGGCTTGGGGAAGAAGCTATAAAATTGGGTTTAGTAGATAAAATAGGAAGTTTAAAAGAAGCAATAAATAAAGCGGCTAATTTAGCTAAAATAAAATTATATTCTACTACTAATTATCCAAAAGACTCTTATTTAAATTTAAATTTTGCTTTATCTTTGCAAAATTTTTTAAAAAACACTTTATTAAAACCATGGAACTTAGTGTTTTCTAACTTAACCAATTCTTCTGTTTTAACAACACCACCAGCCTATTTATCTAATCTTCTTAAGTTAGACCGAAGAGGAATACTAACATTAATGCCCGAAAAAATTACTTATAAATAATGTTTTTATAAACTGGAATAAATTTCTGTAATGCATTTCTGTAATTGCATTTGTATGTCTGTATATTTAGGTAATAGTTCTTTACTGTTTTCATCCATATACAAATCTCTTCTTAATTCTATTTGTACAGTATGACAATTGGTTTTTGGAGAGGCATGCTTGCGAGTCACTCCCCCTCCTATATAAGGCCAGTTATAAGAAATTTCAAAATAATTACTAAATGCTTTTTTTACTAAGTTAACAAAAAAACTAGACGCACTTTTTCCATTTAAATCACTGATAACCACTTCGGGTCGTTGTTTGCCATTATCTCTGTGAACAGAGGTTCCATAAGAGGGCATACTATGAAGGTCTAAGTGATAAGCAACTTTAAAATTTTTTAAAAATATTTTTTGATAGCTAGTAATAGTTTCATGAAATGGATAGTAAACTTTATCTAACAAAATTTTATGGGTAAGCTTATCTAAAGGCGAAGCTAATAATACATCTCCCTTAGTTGTTTTTGTCCAATATAGACCAGAGGCTAAACCAGAGCTTGTTTGTGCTTTAGTAGAAGAGCCCATTACCGTGTCTTCAGTAATATCTGTTTCTAGGCGATTTAGATCTAAAGCATAGCGATGACAAGAACTATAAATAGAAGGGATTTTATTTTTTTCAATTACGGGCAGATATAATTCATGCACAAAACGATCTACATCGCATAATAAAATATGTGGCTCTTTATTAAGTAACCACACGGCCTCTTGTGGAATTTGTTCGCCCGAATGAGGAATGGAAACAAATAAGGGCTTGGTATTAAAGTCTTGCTGGGCTAAAAAAGAATTATAAGTCACCAGGTCTTGCTCTTTTATAACTTAACTGCAATTTTTGTATAATGTTTTGATTTCCTAGTTTTTTAAAAAACTTAGCAGCAATACGGATACTAACGGTTTTAGGGTTATAAGACCAACCCTCAGTGATACTTCTAGGAATAATGGTGGTACCATAGGATAAAACAATGCTTTCGTAAATAGGCACTTCCTTTAGTTTAAAAGTAAAAGCCTCTCTAACTACTTTTTTTGCTAATTCAATTAGCTCCACAGCATAATTAGAACACAAGTTAACAGATTTACCACGACTAGTATGTATAAATTGTTTTAAACGGCGAATATTGTGACTGCTATACTCCCCACTGCAACTGCTCTTTTTTATTATAGCTGCAAAAGTAATCACTTTTGCACTGTCTTGTTTTAGACCCAGTAAAAAATTATAAAAGGATGTTGCAGATATTTCTTTACTTTGATCGTCGGTGTCTGTAATAAAAATTAAATTTAAAGTCGCTCTTTTTCTTAAAAAGCTACTACTTCTACCTGTTCTAAAGGATGGATTTAAAGCTAAATATACAGGATCAAAAAATTTTTCAATACTTTTACCAGAAGACCCTAATAATAAATTTAGCTTTAAAGTTTCTAAAACATTAGGAGTTTTTCGGGTTAAATAAGGTCTAGTAAAACCATTCAAATAATCAGATCCTAACACTCCTATATGAAAATCTATAGATGGAATTTTTAAAATTTCATTGGCATAATATTGAATCTGGTTTTTTAAATGAACTTGATGCCCCGACATACTTCCCGAGTTATCAATTACAAATAAAATATCTACCTTAGGAACTAGCTCTTGCCCTACATTTAATTTTACCCTTTGGTTTTGATCAATATCTGCCTTAAAATTAGGAGGTAAATTTTGCCCACAAGAGCTTACAAAAAATAT of Pseudobdellovibrionaceae bacterium contains these proteins:
- a CDS encoding N-formylglutamate amidohydrolase, producing the protein MTYNSFLAQQDFNTKPLFVSIPHSGEQIPQEAVWLLNKEPHILLCDVDRFVHELYLPVIEKNKIPSIYSSCHRYALDLNRLETDITEDTVMGSSTKAQTSSGLASGLYWTKTTKGDVLLASPLDKLTHKILLDKVYYPFHETITSYQKIFLKNFKVAYHLDLHSMPSYGTSVHRDNGKQRPEVVISDLNGKSASSFFVNLVKKAFSNYFEISYNWPYIGGGVTRKHASPKTNCHTVQIELRRDLYMDENSKELLPKYTDIQMQLQKCITEIYSSL